From the Chloroflexus aurantiacus J-10-fl genome, one window contains:
- a CDS encoding sensor histidine kinase, giving the protein MRHFIDSWRQRLKPIHLFVGYRWLAWLSAGIALTLPNRPTEQLPLNASLLLLVLLIVVFITRQARQYLQLMKRRPPLLAMDIVLGWLVLVLSGNTFLPFGMNALGSLIAPGLLFGWRGAIIGAGLCSALLYLSSGILTGNPSSLPMHIGIPFLFALTWTGLVEWWQQSLNRSPDTSDSPIRPATRMVDVRQTALGASDTIRRPPEWYSSAGSVGSRSPVGTTSTVSLRPDLQLAIKQLVDSERQRGGLQVEYQIEGAIQRLTAVQQSVLLRTAQEALSNVRRHAHASSCQVVLQVDERTATLQIQDDGVGLLDGTYERPHFHALRTLRYRITELDGQLAVFEGERGGLIVRVTLPLEP; this is encoded by the coding sequence GTGCGACACTTTATAGATTCGTGGCGGCAGCGTCTGAAACCCATTCATCTGTTCGTTGGGTATCGCTGGCTGGCATGGTTAAGCGCCGGCATCGCGCTGACTCTGCCCAACCGCCCCACTGAACAGTTGCCCTTGAACGCCAGCCTGCTTTTGCTGGTACTCCTGATCGTTGTGTTCATTACCCGGCAGGCCCGGCAATATTTACAATTGATGAAGCGCCGGCCCCCTCTGCTGGCAATGGATATTGTGCTCGGCTGGCTGGTGCTGGTACTGAGCGGCAATACATTTCTTCCCTTCGGCATGAACGCACTCGGCAGCCTGATCGCGCCGGGATTGCTCTTCGGATGGCGCGGTGCCATAATCGGTGCCGGATTGTGCAGTGCCCTGCTGTACCTGAGCAGTGGCATTTTGACCGGCAATCCATCATCGCTGCCGATGCACATCGGGATACCATTCCTCTTCGCATTGACCTGGACTGGCCTGGTAGAATGGTGGCAACAGTCACTTAACCGGTCGCCGGACACCAGCGATTCACCAATCCGTCCTGCAACCAGAATGGTTGATGTCCGTCAAACTGCGCTAGGTGCGAGCGATACCATTCGACGCCCGCCAGAATGGTATTCATCGGCGGGTAGTGTTGGGAGCCGAAGTCCGGTCGGCACAACGTCAACGGTATCGTTACGGCCTGACCTGCAACTGGCGATTAAACAGTTGGTTGATAGTGAACGCCAACGCGGGGGCTTGCAGGTTGAGTATCAGATTGAAGGTGCCATCCAACGCCTCACCGCTGTACAGCAGAGTGTTCTGCTTCGCACCGCTCAGGAAGCATTGTCAAACGTGCGTCGCCATGCCCATGCCTCGTCGTGTCAGGTTGTGTTGCAGGTTGATGAACGGACAGCAACGCTACAAATCCAGGACGATGGGGTGGGTTTGCTAGATGGCACCTACGAGCGACCTCACTTCCACGCGCTCCGCACTCTCCGCTATCGGATTACTGAACTCGATGGTCAACTGGCTGTCTTTGAAGGTGAACGAGGCGGGCTGATCGTGCGAGTAACACTTCCCCTCGAACCCTAA
- a CDS encoding MarR family winged helix-turn-helix transcriptional regulator, with translation MSVSTEPTGWHQNSEMTPELEAYTLLRQVHSMLEMYNRYDLRGEDLTVPQFMILNYASRSGVPLSEISARMMCDNSNLTGIVDRLIAKGYVERRPDPNDRRVSLICLTDAGAEKLRNLRPRHHERLRKRMRSLSEHEVKQLRALLQSLYSGLITSPEDEGDGQ, from the coding sequence ATGAGCGTCTCCACCGAGCCTACCGGATGGCACCAGAACAGTGAGATGACGCCTGAGCTTGAGGCTTACACCTTGCTGCGTCAGGTTCACTCGATGCTTGAGATGTATAATCGCTACGATCTGCGCGGTGAGGATTTGACCGTTCCTCAATTTATGATCCTGAATTATGCCTCACGTAGCGGCGTACCATTGAGCGAAATCAGCGCCCGCATGATGTGTGATAATTCAAATCTGACCGGTATCGTTGACCGTTTGATCGCTAAAGGGTACGTTGAGCGTCGCCCTGATCCCAACGACCGCCGGGTAAGTCTGATTTGTCTCACCGATGCCGGTGCCGAGAAGTTGCGTAACTTGCGCCCGCGCCATCACGAACGGTTGCGTAAACGGATGCGATCACTGTCGGAACACGAAGTGAAACAGTTGCGGGCATTGTTACAATCTCTGTACAGCGGTCTGATCACCTCACCCGAAGATGAGGGTGATGGACAGTAA
- a CDS encoding glycosyltransferase family 2 protein has translation MIKPLISVLLPIRNAAATLPVCLQSLARQTFTNYEVLAIDDGSSDESPMIIAAAAARDARIVPIIAGRIGLPAALNLGLTLARAPIIARMDADDAMHPTRLERQYHALQVNPDLALIASRVVAFPARAIRAGLREYLRWQNQVLTSEQIAAEIYVEAPFVHPSVMFRRAVVQELGGYTDHSWPEDYELWLRMHAAGMRMHKLPGNLLAWREHPTRATRVDPRYARDAFDTLRATYLARDPRLHSGRPLVYWGAGRVTRQRARRLIERGFPPFAWIDIDPAKIGQTIWGAPVHAPAWLNRQPRPFVLVYVTNHGARDLIAGWLGEMGYQPGRDYLGVG, from the coding sequence ATGATCAAACCGCTTATTTCGGTTCTGCTGCCAATTCGCAACGCCGCTGCAACACTACCGGTGTGCCTGCAATCACTGGCCCGGCAAACCTTTACCAATTACGAAGTACTGGCAATTGATGATGGTTCGAGTGATGAGTCACCGATGATCATCGCAGCGGCAGCGGCTCGCGATGCCCGCATTGTGCCGATTATTGCCGGCAGAATTGGCTTGCCTGCTGCCCTCAATCTTGGGTTGACATTAGCTCGTGCTCCGATTATTGCCCGGATGGACGCAGATGACGCGATGCACCCAACCCGGCTAGAACGTCAATACCACGCCCTCCAGGTGAATCCTGATCTGGCGCTGATTGCAAGTCGGGTGGTCGCCTTTCCGGCGCGTGCAATACGCGCCGGCCTGCGCGAATATTTGCGCTGGCAGAATCAGGTGTTAACCTCGGAGCAAATAGCTGCCGAAATTTACGTTGAGGCTCCGTTCGTCCATCCATCGGTAATGTTTCGGCGGGCAGTCGTGCAAGAATTGGGTGGCTATACCGATCACTCCTGGCCGGAAGACTACGAATTATGGCTGCGGATGCACGCTGCTGGGATGCGGATGCACAAGCTACCAGGCAACCTGCTAGCCTGGCGTGAACATCCAACGCGAGCAACCCGAGTAGACCCAAGGTATGCACGAGACGCCTTTGACACCCTGCGTGCTACATACCTGGCCCGTGATCCCCGTCTGCATAGTGGACGACCACTGGTATACTGGGGAGCAGGGCGGGTCACCCGGCAGCGTGCCCGCCGCCTGATCGAACGGGGCTTTCCCCCATTTGCCTGGATCGACATCGATCCGGCAAAGATTGGACAGACTATCTGGGGAGCACCGGTACATGCACCAGCCTGGCTAAATCGACAACCGCGTCCATTCGTACTGGTCTATGTAACCAATCACGGCGCTCGCGATCTGATTGCTGGTTGGCTTGGGGAGATGGGATACCAGCCCGGCCGTGATTATTTGGGGGTGGGGTAA
- a CDS encoding heterodisulfide reductase-related iron-sulfur binding cluster: MEQEQIIAIREIYWNIDHTVGATFLYLTALVTTVVMAWGILRDIARWRRGKPANRIGNLLERLLEFTRQSLGQKKVLRDRRAGVMHALIFFGFLALFIGTDIIAVEEDFTIPLMGEQAGKILVGDFYKSYEFILDTLGLAFVAGLLWATWRRYRTRPDRLDNRRTDAWVLGVMLFLGIGGFLIEGLRIANQTIGGVSVYEQDWARLAYVGFALATLFRAIGLGDGSPVALAIHPILWYTHAAATGLFMASLPFSKFRHILYTPLNTLFRDLQPKGALDPIPNLEAEIEKDEPRLGVTTLADLTWKRRMDLDACMRCGRCQSVCPAHASGALLSPKYLITKMADLQRGDPIHFKDGTVRTLAELSENGTTAETLPLVGTIIEAEELWACTTCNACVHECPAMIEHVDDIVDMRRYLTMIASEVPQGVKRVLEGIERQSNPWRLPARERTAWTEGLDVPVLAEKEQVEVLYWVGCAPSYDERSRKVARAMVQLLQHAGVDFAILGEEECCTGDPARRMGEELLFQSQAQQAIETMHQYKFRTIVTTCAHCFNTIKNEYPQFGGRAGVDYEVIHHTEFLARLVREGRLKPHTPIRERVAYHDPCYIGRYNDIYDDPRSLLASIPGLELVEAPERNRERAMCCGGGGGNVWLERWGERNVNVIRLEQLTAAQPQTLAVACPFCMVMFEDAAKNTGRAETLQRRDVAELLLESVQGDGNAVQAG; the protein is encoded by the coding sequence ATGGAGCAAGAACAGATTATTGCCATCCGCGAGATCTACTGGAACATTGACCACACGGTCGGCGCAACTTTTCTCTATCTTACAGCGCTGGTCACAACAGTGGTCATGGCCTGGGGGATTTTGCGTGATATTGCTCGCTGGCGACGTGGTAAACCTGCGAACCGCATTGGTAACCTACTGGAGCGACTGCTTGAGTTCACCCGTCAAAGTTTAGGGCAGAAAAAGGTATTGCGCGACCGGCGGGCCGGTGTGATGCATGCCTTGATTTTCTTCGGTTTTCTGGCTCTGTTTATTGGCACCGATATTATTGCGGTAGAAGAAGATTTCACCATTCCACTGATGGGTGAGCAGGCCGGTAAGATTCTGGTCGGCGATTTCTATAAGAGCTACGAGTTTATCCTCGATACGCTGGGACTGGCTTTTGTTGCAGGTCTGTTATGGGCAACCTGGCGCCGTTACCGCACCCGGCCCGACCGGCTTGACAATCGGCGAACCGATGCCTGGGTGCTCGGTGTGATGCTTTTCCTCGGTATCGGGGGCTTTTTGATTGAAGGTCTGCGGATCGCGAACCAGACCATCGGCGGGGTATCGGTATACGAACAGGATTGGGCCAGGCTGGCGTATGTTGGATTTGCCCTCGCGACCCTCTTCCGGGCGATTGGGTTAGGTGATGGTAGTCCGGTGGCGTTGGCCATTCATCCGATCCTCTGGTATACCCACGCCGCGGCAACCGGGCTGTTTATGGCCTCACTACCGTTCAGTAAGTTTCGTCACATTCTGTATACCCCTCTCAATACCCTGTTTCGCGATCTCCAGCCCAAAGGCGCGCTCGATCCTATCCCGAATCTCGAAGCTGAGATCGAGAAGGATGAACCACGACTCGGCGTGACCACGCTGGCCGATTTGACCTGGAAGCGCCGCATGGATCTCGATGCCTGTATGCGGTGCGGGCGCTGTCAGAGTGTGTGCCCGGCGCATGCCAGTGGCGCGCTGCTGTCGCCCAAGTATTTGATTACGAAGATGGCCGACCTTCAGCGCGGTGATCCGATCCACTTCAAAGATGGCACTGTGCGCACCCTGGCCGAGTTGAGTGAGAATGGGACTACCGCCGAGACGCTACCTCTGGTGGGTACGATCATTGAGGCCGAAGAGTTGTGGGCGTGTACAACCTGCAATGCCTGCGTCCACGAATGTCCGGCAATGATCGAGCACGTTGATGATATTGTGGATATGCGTCGTTATTTGACGATGATTGCCAGCGAGGTACCGCAAGGGGTGAAGCGGGTGCTGGAGGGGATCGAACGGCAGAGCAATCCCTGGCGGCTGCCAGCCCGTGAACGCACCGCTTGGACGGAAGGGCTTGATGTACCGGTTCTGGCCGAAAAAGAGCAGGTGGAGGTGCTCTACTGGGTCGGTTGTGCGCCAAGCTACGACGAGCGTTCGCGCAAAGTTGCGCGGGCAATGGTGCAACTGTTACAGCACGCCGGCGTCGATTTTGCCATCCTCGGCGAAGAGGAGTGCTGTACTGGCGATCCGGCCCGTCGCATGGGTGAAGAGCTGCTCTTCCAATCCCAGGCCCAGCAGGCGATTGAAACGATGCATCAATACAAGTTTCGCACCATCGTTACCACGTGTGCGCACTGCTTCAACACTATCAAGAATGAATATCCGCAGTTTGGTGGTCGGGCCGGCGTTGACTATGAGGTCATCCATCACACCGAGTTTCTGGCCCGCCTGGTGCGTGAAGGGCGGCTCAAGCCCCACACCCCAATCCGCGAGCGAGTGGCCTACCACGATCCGTGCTACATCGGTCGCTACAACGACATCTACGACGATCCCCGCAGCCTGCTGGCAAGCATTCCCGGCCTTGAGCTGGTGGAAGCCCCGGAGCGCAACCGCGAACGGGCAATGTGCTGCGGCGGTGGCGGTGGGAATGTCTGGCTCGAACGGTGGGGTGAACGGAACGTCAATGTCATCCGGCTTGAACAACTCACGGCAGCTCAACCGCAGACACTGGCCGTGGCATGTCCATTTTGTATGGTGATGTTTGAAGACGCCGCCAAGAATACTGGACGCGCCGAAACGCTCCAGCGCCGCGACGTAGCCGAGTTATTATTAGAGAGTGTCCAGGGCGACGGCAACGCAGTTCAGGCAGGGTAA
- a CDS encoding type I restriction-modification system subunit M, with translation MAKRKNHAQAIETTGANLGFEPQLWQTANALRGSMDAAEYKHVVLGLIFLKYISDAFEEHRERLQNIPNADPEDPDEYRADNVFWVPPDARWVELRNNARQPNIGELIDQAMIAVERDNPSLKGVLPKDYARPALDQQRLGQLIDLVSNIPVGTASARSKDVLGRVYEYFLSQFASAEGKKGGEFYTPRCVVRLLVEMLEPYQGRVYDPCCGSAGMFIQSVEFIEAHATGNGNGSRARARISIYGQELNYTTWRLAKMNLAIRGIDGRIEQGDTFRNDRFPDLKADYILANPPFNMKEWGGEQLRNDKRWQYGIPPVGNANFAWVQHIVHHLAPAGVAGFVLANGSMSSNQSGEGEIRRKLIEADLVDCMVALPGQLFYSTQIPACLWFLARNRNNGKFRDRRKQILFIDARRLGRMVDRIHRELTDEEIERIACTYHAWRGESDAGEYRDIPGFCKSASLEDVRKHGYVLTPGRYVGSEVREDDDEPFAEKMQWLVAQLREQQAEAAKLDEAIVANLQELGFWEQKR, from the coding sequence TTGGCGAAACGAAAGAACCATGCCCAGGCTATCGAGACGACCGGCGCTAATTTAGGGTTCGAGCCCCAACTCTGGCAGACTGCCAATGCTCTCCGCGGCAGTATGGACGCGGCTGAGTATAAGCACGTTGTATTGGGTCTCATCTTTCTAAAATACATTTCCGACGCCTTCGAGGAGCACCGTGAGAGGCTTCAGAATATCCCCAACGCCGATCCAGAAGATCCCGATGAATATCGGGCAGATAATGTCTTCTGGGTTCCACCTGATGCCCGTTGGGTGGAACTCCGCAACAATGCTCGCCAGCCAAACATCGGCGAACTGATTGATCAGGCGATGATAGCGGTGGAACGAGATAATCCCTCTCTCAAGGGGGTTCTCCCAAAAGACTATGCTCGCCCTGCTCTGGACCAGCAGCGTTTGGGTCAGCTCATCGACCTTGTCTCGAACATCCCGGTGGGCACGGCCTCTGCCCGCTCCAAGGACGTGCTTGGGCGCGTTTATGAATATTTCCTCTCGCAGTTTGCAAGTGCTGAGGGTAAGAAGGGTGGTGAGTTCTACACTCCCCGGTGCGTCGTGCGCCTGCTGGTGGAAATGTTGGAACCCTATCAAGGCCGGGTTTACGACCCTTGCTGCGGATCTGCGGGGATGTTCATACAATCTGTAGAGTTTATCGAGGCCCATGCTACGGGAAACGGCAATGGTAGCCGCGCTCGTGCTCGCATCAGTATTTACGGACAAGAGCTTAACTATACTACCTGGCGTTTAGCAAAGATGAATCTGGCCATCCGTGGTATTGATGGACGGATCGAACAAGGCGATACCTTCCGCAATGACCGTTTCCCCGACCTCAAAGCCGATTACATTCTGGCAAATCCACCCTTCAATATGAAAGAGTGGGGCGGTGAGCAGTTGCGCAACGACAAACGCTGGCAGTACGGTATACCGCCCGTTGGTAATGCCAACTTCGCCTGGGTGCAGCATATTGTGCATCACCTTGCGCCTGCGGGAGTGGCCGGTTTTGTGCTTGCGAATGGCTCGATGTCCTCCAACCAATCTGGCGAGGGTGAGATTCGCAGGAAACTGATTGAAGCCGATCTTGTCGACTGTATGGTAGCACTGCCGGGCCAACTCTTCTACTCGACTCAGATTCCGGCTTGCCTGTGGTTCCTCGCCCGCAATCGAAATAATGGCAAGTTCCGTGACCGTCGTAAGCAGATTCTCTTTATCGACGCCCGCAGGCTGGGTCGCATGGTGGATCGCATCCATCGCGAGCTAACCGACGAAGAGATCGAACGAATCGCTTGTACCTATCACGCCTGGCGAGGGGAATCGGACGCTGGGGAATACCGGGACATCCCCGGTTTCTGCAAGAGTGCGTCGCTGGAGGATGTGCGCAAACACGGCTATGTGCTGACTCCGGGCCGCTATGTTGGCTCCGAGGTGCGGGAAGATGATGATGAGCCGTTCGCAGAGAAGATGCAGTGGCTTGTTGCCCAGCTCCGTGAGCAACAGGCTGAGGCGGCGAAACTCGATGAGGCGATTGTTGCCAATCTGCAAGAACTGGGCTTTTGGGAGCAGAAGAGATGA
- a CDS encoding ImmA/IrrE family metallo-endopeptidase, which translates to MKIQVAPALLRWACERAGFREEDLKGKFPRLDRWLNEEDQPTLKQLERFAQATHTPIGFFFLSEPPTEAIPIPDLRTVGNIRVSRPTPDLLDTIYLCQQRQEWYREFALIAGEPPLSFVGSVRVTDDVVATAERVRQALGFDLEERRQLSSWTDALRRFIEQADALGVLVMVNGVVGSNNRRKLNPAEFRGFALSDPLAPLIFINGADSKAAQMFTLAHELAHLWLGQSALSDVGPTTTPENDVEWWCNAVAAELLVPLAALRSELYSREELRHTLDRLSRQFKVSTLVILRRLYDVEYLTREQLWAEYEVEVDRLSRISAASGGNFYSTTAARVSKRFARAVAISVWEGRTSFSEASRLLGFKNMSTFREFSIQLGIVA; encoded by the coding sequence ATGAAGATACAGGTTGCTCCTGCGTTATTACGTTGGGCCTGTGAGCGAGCAGGTTTTCGTGAGGAAGATCTGAAAGGAAAATTTCCCAGGCTCGACCGCTGGCTCAACGAAGAAGATCAGCCGACACTCAAGCAGTTGGAGCGTTTCGCTCAGGCCACGCATACGCCCATTGGGTTTTTCTTCCTATCGGAACCTCCAACAGAGGCGATCCCGATCCCGGATCTTCGAACTGTTGGAAACATCCGTGTCAGCCGCCCAACGCCTGATCTTCTGGACACCATCTACCTCTGTCAGCAACGGCAGGAGTGGTACCGCGAATTTGCCCTGATCGCAGGCGAACCTCCGCTGTCGTTCGTTGGTTCAGTCCGAGTTACCGACGATGTTGTCGCCACAGCAGAACGTGTTCGGCAAGCCCTGGGCTTCGATCTTGAAGAGCGTAGACAGCTCTCCTCCTGGACAGATGCCCTGCGGCGATTCATCGAGCAGGCAGACGCTCTCGGCGTACTCGTTATGGTGAATGGCGTCGTTGGCAGCAATAATCGCCGCAAGCTAAACCCTGCGGAGTTTCGCGGCTTCGCACTCTCAGATCCTCTTGCCCCTTTGATTTTCATCAACGGCGCCGATAGCAAAGCCGCTCAGATGTTTACGCTGGCCCACGAACTCGCCCACCTGTGGCTCGGCCAATCCGCTTTGTCCGATGTAGGACCGACAACTACACCAGAAAACGACGTAGAATGGTGGTGCAATGCGGTTGCCGCTGAGTTGCTCGTGCCGCTTGCCGCACTCCGGTCGGAACTGTATTCACGGGAAGAACTGCGTCACACACTTGATCGCCTTTCCCGGCAATTCAAAGTGAGCACCCTGGTGATCTTGCGGCGGCTGTATGACGTGGAATATCTCACGAGAGAGCAGCTTTGGGCGGAGTACGAAGTAGAGGTGGATCGTCTCAGCCGGATTTCCGCTGCGAGCGGCGGCAATTTTTATTCGACAACTGCTGCACGGGTCAGCAAGCGCTTTGCTCGCGCGGTAGCGATTTCTGTCTGGGAGGGACGTACCTCTTTTAGCGAAGCTAGCCGATTGCTTGGTTTCAAAAATATGTCTACCTTTCGTGAATTTAGCATACAACTGGGAATAGTTGCGTAA
- a CDS encoding DUF4411 family protein has product MAYLLDANVFISAKNLHYGLDFCPAFWDWLVREHQAGNVFTIEKVIDEIKAGQDELASWVLQLPDSFSLKPDASTIQSLAVVARWVNAQANYSPAAKSMFLQIADYYLVAQALAAGHTVVTHEIPQNSVHRVKIPNVCLGLNIRYMSPFEMLRRERARFVLGSTP; this is encoded by the coding sequence ATGGCCTACCTGCTCGATGCCAATGTCTTCATCTCAGCAAAGAACCTGCACTACGGACTGGATTTTTGTCCAGCATTCTGGGATTGGCTTGTTCGTGAACACCAGGCAGGAAACGTTTTCACTATCGAAAAGGTGATCGACGAGATTAAAGCAGGACAGGATGAGCTTGCCAGTTGGGTGTTGCAATTGCCCGATTCATTCTCCCTCAAACCGGATGCTTCGACTATACAATCACTTGCAGTGGTTGCTCGATGGGTTAACGCTCAAGCCAATTACAGCCCGGCGGCCAAAAGCATGTTCTTGCAGATTGCCGACTACTACCTGGTAGCGCAGGCACTGGCGGCAGGTCACACCGTCGTCACCCATGAGATTCCGCAGAATTCTGTGCATCGGGTCAAAATCCCGAATGTTTGTCTCGGACTGAACATACGATACATGAGCCCCTTTGAAATGCTGCGGCGCGAGCGGGCCAGGTTTGTGCTGGGAAGCACGCCGTGA
- a CDS encoding restriction endonuclease subunit S yields the protein MADKWGTVRLGDVATINPDAIGANWPFLHIRYIDISSVGEGTIIEKPSQISLSEAPSRAKRLIREGDTVLSMVRPNRRSRFFVTTFEPDLVVSTGFAVLRPKPKVIHPRYLYACVFDRAFTDYLVSREKGAAYPAVLSEDIADAKIPFPPLPEQRAIAHILGTLDDKIELNRRMSETLEQMARALFKAWFVDFEPVRAKIECRWQRGQSLPGLPAHFYDLFPERLVDSELGEIPEGWGVGRLSELIELNPPRVLRKGEVAPYLDMANMPTRGHVPGDVVDRPFGSGTRFINGDTLLARITPCLENGKTAFVDFLRNGQVGWGSTEYIVLRPREPLPAEFAYCLARSENFRDFAIQNMTGTSGRQRVQTEAIAHYLLVAPPAPVAEAFGRTVKQLFARATRASCESRTLAALRDALLPKLIRGEIRVKDAEKFLQERGL from the coding sequence ATGGCGGATAAGTGGGGGACAGTGAGGCTTGGAGATGTGGCTACGATCAATCCAGATGCAATTGGTGCTAATTGGCCCTTCTTACACATAAGATACATAGACATTTCGTCAGTAGGTGAAGGAACAATCATTGAGAAACCAAGTCAAATCAGCCTTTCAGAAGCTCCAAGCCGCGCCAAGCGTCTAATTCGTGAGGGTGACACAGTTCTTTCAATGGTACGCCCCAACAGGCGCTCAAGGTTCTTCGTCACTACGTTTGAACCTGACTTGGTTGTGTCTACTGGATTTGCAGTCCTACGACCAAAACCCAAAGTTATTCATCCCCGTTATCTGTACGCTTGCGTGTTCGATAGAGCTTTCACTGACTATTTGGTTTCAAGGGAAAAGGGTGCTGCTTACCCTGCAGTGCTATCGGAGGACATTGCGGATGCCAAGATCCCTTTCCCCCCCCTCCCCGAACAACGCGCCATTGCCCACATCCTCGGCACGCTGGACGACAAAATCGAGCTGAACCGGCGCATGAGCGAGACGCTGGAACAGATGGCGCGGGCACTGTTCAAGGCGTGGTTCGTCGACTTCGAGCCGGTGCGGGCGAAGATAGAGTGCCGCTGGCAGCGCGGTCAATCCCTGCCCGGTCTGCCTGCCCATTTCTACGACCTGTTCCCCGAACGCCTGGTAGACTCGGAGTTGGGGGAGATTCCGGAGGGATGGGGGGTGGGGAGGCTGTCAGAACTAATCGAATTGAACCCACCGCGAGTACTAAGGAAGGGTGAAGTTGCTCCTTACCTTGATATGGCAAATATGCCAACTCGTGGTCACGTCCCTGGCGATGTTGTTGATCGTCCATTTGGATCAGGCACCCGTTTCATAAACGGTGATACGCTCCTTGCCCGAATCACTCCATGTTTGGAGAATGGGAAGACTGCATTCGTTGATTTTCTCCGAAATGGGCAAGTTGGTTGGGGTTCAACAGAGTACATTGTACTAAGACCGAGAGAGCCTTTGCCTGCCGAGTTTGCTTACTGCTTGGCACGCAGTGAGAATTTCCGTGACTTCGCCATTCAGAATATGACTGGCACAAGTGGTAGGCAGCGGGTACAAACAGAAGCTATTGCTCATTACCTGCTTGTCGCACCACCTGCTCCTGTGGCCGAGGCGTTCGGCAGAACCGTAAAGCAGCTATTTGCCAGGGCAACTAGAGCATCGTGCGAATCCCGCACCCTCGCCGCGCTGCGCGATGCGCTGCTGCCGAAGCTCATCCGTGGTGAGATACGAGTGAAGGATGCGGAAAAGTTTTTGCAGGAGAGGGGGTTATGA
- a CDS encoding DUF3644 domain-containing protein: protein MKWEVKRLLEKALDSILLAIEIFNRPYDRGRVSATLIMLDHSFEMLMKSAILHRGGRIRDKRSNETIGFDACVRRSLSNGEIKYLTEEQALILQMINGLRDAAQHHLLDISEGQLYLHIQSGVTLFQDLLKSVFGKEFASYLPSRVLPISTVVPTDLVTLFESEVAEIRKLLEPGRRRQVQALARIRPLAILDATLKGEKGQPSDEELRQIGKEIAHGRSWPELFRGAAAVEITSDGTGLSLSLRLSKKEGVPIQLVPEGTPGASVVAVRRINELDIYSLGAKQLAEKVGLSVPKVVAVVDYLDLRRDQKYYKEFIIGRQVHKRYSPETVEKIKEVLKNKSIEEIWQEYTVKRRTT, encoded by the coding sequence ATGAAGTGGGAGGTAAAGCGTTTGCTGGAGAAGGCGCTTGATTCGATTCTGCTTGCTATTGAGATCTTCAATCGTCCCTATGATCGAGGAAGAGTCAGCGCAACGCTAATTATGCTAGACCATAGCTTTGAAATGCTGATGAAGTCTGCCATCCTCCATCGCGGCGGACGCATCCGTGACAAACGTTCCAACGAGACGATTGGATTTGATGCTTGTGTGCGGCGCTCTTTAAGCAATGGTGAGATTAAGTACTTAACGGAGGAGCAGGCTCTTATTTTGCAAATGATCAACGGACTCCGAGACGCAGCTCAGCATCATCTGCTTGATATATCCGAAGGACAGCTCTACCTGCATATTCAATCAGGTGTAACGCTGTTCCAGGACTTGTTGAAGAGTGTCTTTGGCAAGGAGTTTGCCAGCTACCTTCCGTCGCGTGTGTTACCGATTTCAACAGTGGTTCCTACAGACCTTGTGACCCTATTCGAGTCTGAGGTTGCCGAGATCAGGAAGCTTCTGGAACCAGGTCGGCGAAGACAGGTTCAAGCACTGGCACGCATCCGTCCGCTTGCAATCCTGGATGCCACCCTTAAGGGCGAGAAGGGCCAGCCGAGCGACGAAGAGCTGCGACAGATCGGGAAAGAGATAGCGCATGGCCGCTCCTGGCCTGAGTTATTTCGGGGTGCTGCCGCCGTTGAGATTACGTCGGATGGAACGGGATTGAGCCTATCTCTCCGCTTATCAAAGAAGGAAGGGGTTCCAATTCAGCTCGTGCCTGAAGGTACTCCTGGAGCTTCAGTTGTGGCTGTAAGACGTATCAATGAACTGGATATATACAGTCTTGGGGCGAAGCAGCTAGCCGAGAAGGTTGGACTGTCTGTACCGAAAGTTGTAGCGGTCGTTGATTATCTTGATCTACGGAGAGATCAGAAATACTACAAGGAGTTCATTATCGGTCGTCAGGTACATAAGCGGTATTCTCCAGAAACAGTTGAAAAAATTAAGGAGGTGCTCAAAAACAAAAGTATTGAAGAAATTTGGCAGGAGTATACAGTAAAGAGAAGAACAACCTAA